A part of Miscanthus floridulus cultivar M001 chromosome 6, ASM1932011v1, whole genome shotgun sequence genomic DNA contains:
- the LOC136456219 gene encoding protein ANTI-SILENCING 1-like — protein MSVPPPASARMDGNSEKIQFSWGKCIAKGVKTGSRFYGSFTFDNVKYSLYDCVYLFKHGDPEPYIGKIIKIWEQNQAKKVKILWFFLPEEIQKYLRGPVVEKEIFLASGDGSGLVDINPLEAIAGKCTVICISKDERNRQPSPREQTMADYIFYRCFDVKNCTLSDELPDKITGLEVNVLLNPKDEQGMSSASAANVVLNPNVDEVLAATFTAPCSATKEDDESPATAVPLPQASVKEVDEKPPAAIPLSQSVVKKEDKKSIAAIPLSHSAVKDEKPVVSAPHPQLSVTVNIPKHKESQKAHAGERPPKKLKLSQEATGQDMVPSITDKRPLALPSRQADRSTWFKIPWDDRLQMSDKQGTLVYIQNLDIQFGGADLEKLVREALQLSCIAKPINHPTCDDPNNGKAYAIFRTKNDADVAISKINAGLVVGGRPLYCSKGLLKVPKSSGTLAGHLTLRNIKIGKRQREEQSKAVLTSHCSQPNTIEYEMALEWMILKEAHTRKFRKLHETHRDHRKGFASMGSKSARIEK, from the exons ATGAGTGTGCCACCACCTGCCAGCGCCAGAATGGATGGGAATAGTGAGAAAATCCAATTCTCATGGGGGAAGTGTATAGCTAAAGGTGTTAAAACAGGTTCACGATTCTATGGGTCCTTCACATTTGACAATGTGAAGTATTCGTTGTATGACTGTGTCTATCTGTTTAAGCATGGTGATCCTGAACCATACATTGGGAAGATTATTAAGATTTGGGAGCAAAATCAGGCTAAGAAAGTAAAAATTCTTTGGTTTTTCCTCCCTGAGGAGATTCAGAAATATTTAAGAGGCCCTGTGGTGGAAAAGGAGATTTTTCTTGCTTCTGGTGATGGTAGTGGGCTTGTGGATATCAAtccgctg GAAGCTATTGCTGGAAAATGCACTGTTATATGCATTTCAAAAGACGAGAGGAATCGCCAACCTTCGCCTCGGGAACAAACAATGGCTGATTATATCTTCTATAGGTGCTTTGATGTTAAAAATTGCACACTTTCTGACGAGTTGCCTGATAAAATCACAGGGCTGGAAG TCAATGTTCTGCTGAATCCAAAAGACGAGCAAGGCATGTCCAGTGCCAGTGCAGCAAATGTTGTGCTGAATCCAAATGTGGATGAGGTTTTGGCTGCCACATTCACCGCTCCCTGTTCAGCCACTAAAGAGGATGATGAAAGTCCGGCTACTGCAGTTCCCCTTCCTCAGGCATCAGTTAAGGAGGTGGATGAAAAGCCGCCTGCTGCTATTCCCCTTTCACAGTCTGTGGTCAAGAAAGAGGATAAGAAATCAATAGCTGCCATTCCCCTTTCTCATTCAGCAGTCAAGGATGAAAAACCAGTTGTTTCGGCTCCCCATCCACAGTTATCAGTTACGGTCAACATTCCGAAGCATAAAGAGTCACAGAAAGCTCATGCTGGGGAGAGGCCACCAAAAAAGTTGAAATTATCCCAAGAAGCTACAGGGCAGGACATGGTCCCATCTATTACTGACAAAAGACCTTTGGCGCTACCATCAAGACAAGCT GACAGAAGCACTTGGTTTAAAATT CCATGGGATGACAGACTACAGATGTCTGATAAGCAGGGGACACTTGTATATATTCAAAATCTTGATATTCAGTTTGGAGGTGCTGACTTAGAG AAGCTGGTTCGTGAAGCACTACAGCTAAGTTGCATTGCCAAGCCCATTAACCACCCCACCTGTGATGATCCAAACAATG GAAAAGCATATGCTATATTCAGGACTAAAAATGATGCTGATGTGGCTATTTCAAAAATCAATGCAGGCTTGGTTGTTGGTGGAAG ACCTCTCTACTGCAGCAAAGGTTTACTCAAGGTTCCGAAATCTTCAGGAACTCTTGCTGGGCACTTGACCTTACGTAATATTAAAATTGGTAAAAGACAGCGAGAAGAGCAG AGTAAGGCTGTATTGACGTCACATTGCTCTCAGCCCAACACGATAGAGTATGAGATGGCCTTGGAGTGGATGATTCTAAAAGAAGCACACACGAGAAAATTCAGAAAACTTCACGAG ACGCATAGAGATCACAGGAAGGGGTTTGCAAGTATGGGCAGCAAGAGTGCAAGGATAGAGAAGTAG
- the LOC136458484 gene encoding V-type proton ATPase subunit c''2, producing the protein MSSDSSSWARALVQISPYTFSAIGIAVSIGVSVLGAAWGIFITGSSLIGAAIKAPRITSKNLISVIFCEAVAIYGVIVAIILQTKLESVPTSQMYAPESLRAGYAIFASGLIVGFANLACGVCVGIIGSSCALSDAQNSSLFVKILVIEIFGSALGLFGVIVGIIMSSQATWPAKA; encoded by the exons ATGTCGTCGGACTCCTCGTCGTGGGCGCGCGCCCTGGTGCAGATCTCGCCCTACACCTTCTCCGCCATCGGCATCGCCGTCTCCATCGGCGTCTCCGTCCTCGGCGCGGCATG GGGTATCTTCATCACGGGGAGCAGCCTCATCGGGGCCGCCATCAAGGCGCCCAGGATCACATCTAAGAACCTCATCAG TGTCATCTTCTGTGAGGCTGTTGCAATTTATGGTGTAATTGTGGCAATCATCCTCCAGACAAAGCTTGAAAGTGTGCCAACATCTCAAATGTATGCTCCGGAGTCTCTTCGAGCTGGCTATGCAATCTTCGCATCTGGCCTTATTGTTGGCTTTGCTAATCTTGCTTGCGG GGTATGCGTGGGGATAATTGGAAGCAGCTGTGCACTTTCTGATGCTCAGAACTCATCACTCTTTGTAAAGATCTTGGTGATTGAGATCTTTGGCAGCGCTCTGGGACTGTTCGGAGTCATTGTGGGCATCATTATGTCTTCTCAAGCGACATGGCCAGCAAAAGCTTGA